From the genome of Branchiostoma floridae strain S238N-H82 chromosome 8, Bfl_VNyyK, whole genome shotgun sequence:
ACGGTAGAGAAACGCTAAAGGCTGTTTGTATAAGTTGGTTTTCATTCAAATTATGTGACCAGGCACAAAGTACACAACTGAAGTTGCGTCTACTAGTATTAGACTATACCATTGTACGTTCCACACAAATATGGGAGTGTTGATATATGGCAGAAGAATATGATAAGCTTTGCAAGAAAACAGGAAAAAGAATGCTTTAATAAAAGGATTCGTTTGAAGTAAACGAAAGTCAAGTTAAGGGATTAAAAGCAGATAAACTTTCCGTCACCCGAAAGTGAACATAGAATAACCTACTCCTGCAAGCTGCTCGGTTGTTTCAGTCGCTTGAAACAAGTTGTCAACAAAGTCCTGAATCGTGGGAACTTAGATACCTTGTCTTCCCAAGACAGTGCGTGGCTTTACCCATCTGTCTTCTATGCGTTGATCATCCGCAAGGCCAGTGTAGAGTGAAGGAACCAGGCATGGCTCTCCTGACTGCCGTTTTGATGGGCTGTGTGTTTTTCCCGATGTCGTACGTTTGTGTGCGGTCCTGGCTGGCTCGGACCTGGCCCCGCCTGACGGAGGCTGACAGGGCGGTACTCACGGGAAGGTAAACATTCTATGACTTAGAATCTCTCTTCGATGCGCTTATTTAGGCTGgaataagggggagggggttacAATATGATAGCCATATGGTTTTGAAGATGACATTTGCTGACGATCTTATGTTCTGAcagtaatacccccctcacattaggcgggattcgatcgaacgacgagtctgcgagctctaaatcacgaggaggcatgaccctgacgggaagggggaactctgccatttcttcgtcggcatcagggtcatgcctcctcgtaaattagagttcgcagactcgtcgtccgatcgaatcgcgcctaatgtgaggggggtattagggcACGATCACATACGTCGTGCGACCGTCGTGCGACGAGGGCATCCCTCATGCGTTCTGGAAAATTCAGCCCTCTTTTAGCGAAGAAAGCTGTCTTTCATCCTTGTGATTATAGCACGACGATCTACGACGAACCTGCGTTACAATAGCTGAACATGTACAATTGCTATCGCTAAATTTCTGTTTAGACATGTTTCtcaataccaaggacgttacatcaggcGGAATCACCCACCTATACTCACACATGTTCTTGTGTTTGTGTTGCACACACACAGCGCAGTGTCGGCTCTGCAGGGTCTGCTGGCTAGTTTGGCAGGTGCTACTATTGTCTCACACTGCAATGATGTCATGTACGACAGGCAAGTGGATTTCGACTCTGAACTTTGATTTTTTATGTATCCATGACTAGCGTAACATCTCTGATAGCTAATCTTCCTATGGTCGAgggatgatgtacatgtacgtagacTCTGGTCATGGCCGTGGATAGCGCATTGAATGACTTGCCAATCCTACCTTGGCTTGGTCGTCCTGAGCACAGTACATTATAGAGTCACGTAACTTACAGGGATTTCAGAACAATAATACATACGATGCTTTAGATACGTTATATTGCATGTGCTAATTGATAAGTTGCATTCATGGCCAAATGATAGGTGACATATTTCACTCATATTTACATCTGTTGACTTCTGCTGTACTTGATTTAGAGATAAAACTTTTGATCACTGCTGAAACAAGAAACGACTTACTACAGATGTACGGGCTTAAGGGCACCAGACCAAAACGTGATTTTTCAGGTACCTTTGTCAACAACAGAGAAGCTTTCATGTTTTACCGTGACGTGTCGTACTCATACTCACAAGCGTCCTTTAATTCTGTAAGATCTGTTATTGCCAAATGATACATTTTTGCAAAGGGTGGTCCTTATATCCAGTATATTTCAGACACTGGCTTGCTGACTGGTACGGTGGTTTCTGTTTGCCGTATTTCGGGTTCGACATCTGGGCGATGTACCAAAGCACGAGTTTTCTGGCTTCATCCCAGGGACGGTTGCCATGGACAACATTCCTGGCCAATCGTGGGTCGATGGTCGCTCATCACGTGATCTTACCCACAATCTTCTTCCCAGCAACGGTACAAACTTTGTTATGTATCATACACATTGATGTATACGTATTGACTAATATTCATGTGATTTGAACTTTCACTGACAATAGTCTTTTTGACAGCTCTAAGCAGCAAGTCATGTCTTCTTTTTCAAGTATGTCGGACTCCTGAGCAATTCGGTTAAAAGCTTTTAAGGTCTAACGTTTAGAAAATATCAATTCTCCTTCTAGCTCTTACGCCGTGGGATCGGAGACTTCTTTGTTGGGTGCTTCTTCCTGTACGAGTTTTCTGCTCCCTTCACCAACCTCAGACATGCTCTTATTCAGGTAACGAAAAACACCTTGTTGTAAAGATTGTGTAGCGGAGGATACACTTGGACAAGAGTAACAGATGTTTCAACGAAAGTTGAAGTCCAAATAAGACATGGTTGGGGGAGGATTTTTTACAGCATTTAGACATCGTGTATTGTTTGAAAAGAAAGCatctcagaaaaaaatgcgattttaagaaaaaaagtatctAACTTTATTTTTGGCACATAGAAATGTGACTTTAACATTTGTGTAAGATATAGACATCAATATTTACGTTAATGTTGTTCTTGCCCAAGCTAAACATGAAGGATACCGGTCTGTACTACATGAACGGATTTGTGATACTTGTGACGTTTTTCCTGTGCCGCATCGCTATTCTACCCTACATGCTGTGGGCCTATGGGCAACAATACGGTCTCCCGCTGTCGGACGTCCTCTACCGGCTCCCGTGGAAGTGCAGGACGGGGTGTGCTGTAGTGATGACTTTTCAATGTTACTGGTTCACAAAAATGCTTCAACTGGTACACAGAACCATCAGAAATAAAGTTCTCAAACAGATGTAATTTAgatttaacgttatacatattcCTCACAAAGGTTGTCGAGTTTCCGTCTAACCTAAATAACATTGTTGCAGAACTAGAACGGTTGAAATGCATCTCTGCAGTACTTTTCAGATCTTCTAACATTAAAAGGAAGCCTACTTGAAGTCCAGTTAACACCTGCTTTGTATACACTTTATTACCAGTCTGATGTGAAAGATAAAACATTATTCAAACACAAAAAGTCTGACGCTGCCTTTTTACACTTCCGGGTCCAAGGCTTCCACGACCTCGTAAACGTAACACAGAAAGAATGCTGTCCAACAAGTACTTGAAGTAGGGTGCTCTGCGAGGGCACTCATATTGAGGTCACATCGATAGTTGATCACCACAAACGTATGAGGCTAGGGAACAATTCATAAAACATGAAGCTTAAATTTTCAGCCCGACAGAGTCTCAGACTTAAGGTAAACAAGCCAGTGTGTGAAAGGTTATTCGCGGTCAACTTTTGTTGTGTCTGACGCAACCTCTTTCTGGGACAGTTACACAGTTGCAGGTCACGTACAGAACGTAACGGTCTACGTGGCACATAAAAACAAGTAGCAGGTAAGCTTATATTGCCCTTCTGTGAATATATATCGCCCGTCCATATCTACTGTGACCATGGACATGGTCATGTACTCAAGTGATTTGGCGGAGATCTTCGAGAAGTCCGGGGAACACAAGCACAAGGAGAAGAGGCACAGGCGTACAGGTAGCTACGAGCCAGCTGTGCAGGAGAAGGCGGCGACTGGACACCGCCATCTGCAGCACATCCAGCGGGAGAGAGCGTACACAGACCCGTCCCACCACCGAGGGGCTCACGGGCcgcaccaccaccaccggcaCGGACCGACCAAGGATTCGGGAACCGAAGCGGCGTCGGGGgctgggggggagggggagaaaGGGACGGGAGCCGAGGGCGCGGAGGGTGCCGAGGGCGGGGCGACCTCGGGGGAGAAACACCACCACAAACATCACCACGGACTGCACCTGCCACATCCACACCTGCCACATGTTCATCTTCCACATCCGCACCTGCCACACATGCATCTGCCACATCCGCACATGCCTCAGTGCCTCCAACCAATGGATGGTAagtttaacgttatatctaagTTTACTCTTGCCCACATTTCAGTAGTCTATGTAGCTTTGCCAAGCGTTATCGGGGTGGGTTCGTGTGGATGTCTTTTAACATagatatacatgttgtattgccccccaccccctttcCCAAGTGTCCTTGAACATGACCTTTGGTATCGGATATCATACCTAGAAAAACGCTTACTTACGAGACAATAGAACTCCAACATTACCATCAATAATGTATGCAGCTGCAGCTTTCTGTAGCAATTTATTTTATAGCCTGGCTACTTTTGATATGATAACATTGAAGCGCAAGATATCTTTTTCTATGTGAAAATAGCACAACAACTTCGAGAACGTTGACTTTGCACTATGCTATCTGATGCTCAGGAATTCATATCAGACGCTTTCTGATGagatgttttctttcattttacaGACGAAACGGAAGAAAACAAGGAACGAAGGAAAGTGGAAACAACACTACAGGCAGAATATTTCCCCTTTCCCTTCTAGGTGGGGAAAATATATCCTGGTAAGACGTACACAACAGTGTGATATTTAGCTTCAGTATATTATGATATCGAATATTCAATATTATAAATTTTTAGTAAATAGTATAGTCAATACATTTTCAGGTCGTGCATAGGTTAGAGTTCCGTTCTTATTCTTCGCAGGTAAGCTGCTGTAAATATTATGCTGGCCTGACATTGTTGTTTATTCAACACATTTCAGAGGTGACTGACCGACAGCACAGGAGCGCTAAGGCCATGCATTGGGTGACGGCGTCACTCTGCATATATGGCTTGGCAAGGGGACCAATAGGGAATATCATTACTTATATAAGGGGAAAATCTACATGAAGGAACCATAGTTATCGTTGTTGGTATCCTTTgttgaatacatgtagttatgaaCAATTGtgacatcatgtttttttgtcgGAAGAGGCTTTTGGCGAAGGAGTATCTCTTTGTACTTTTGATACAATTAACAATAATGTCACATTGGTGTAATATACATAAAAAGCTCATTCTGTACGTTTACAATTTGCAGATCTTGTATCATACTTAGGATTGGATCCATTCACTGATATAAACTACGGCAACGTTACCATTTTTGTAACTAGGCTTTGATATGATTTACAATTATACCACATTTAATACGAAGCAATACACATTTCTTGATGTGTGTATGACCTTTCGTAGATCATGTGTTTTACCTCATTACAATTGTAAAGTGTTGCAAAATAGTTATAAATAGATAGGGTACTATGACTTTTACTTGGCTATGGCCGAATGAGGTATCTCTTTGAATCTTTGATACGATCAACAATCATTTCATGTTGAATATCTGATTGCTCGCGTGTTATGTACAGATTTATCAATGTACTAATGAACgttaaaaaatatgtattatACTTTATTTTAAAGGCTTGTGAAATAGATATGACTGTAACAATGATATGTCAGCTGACTAACAAGCGCATAAATCCAACTAGTAATTTTGTCAAGGACAATGATGTAATGAACTTGACATAGTATAGGGTATGTACAAATGATTGTATCTAaactaattttgaaaaaatgttAAGACAGTGTTTACTGAAGTGGTAAATCAAGTGTTTTGTTTGTACATAAGTGTATGTAATATATAAAGTCTGCAAGCCATTTGGTCTCTTGTTGATATCATACGACGCACAATACTACTAATTGTGATACGGAATTTTTCATATATAATAATGGCAAAATCCCTCtgatatatacacatgtacgtgGTTATCATTAAACTACATGAAAGCAATGAATGACACTTAAATAAAACATGCACAAAGTTACTCTATATCTACATTACGTTAGTACTCACAAACTTAACGTCCAATCCTCactagtacagtactgtaaactTGTATCGTTATGATTCCTTAACGGATTAGTACCTTCGAGACATGCCATAGTATACATCTGATTCAATATAACGGGAAGTGTCTTTGGTATCCTTTCTTTTGCAGTCGATTGATAATTTCCTTATACCGCATACCGCAATCATCCGTGTATATAGCTTATGAACAGCACTGGAGCCGCATATATGGAGACATTCTTGACTATGATGTACTGATATCTATCTAGCTTCGCTGTGACTCTGCTTTCCCTGAGTAGTTGGACTCAGACGGCGCAAACCTGACTTGTTGGGTGGAAGAAGCCCTGTCTTCCTCCTCAGCCGGAGCCGGTGGTGCTGTGTACTGTATTATCGTCACTTCGTCCACGCCACATTTCCCCACATTGGTGACCACCACAAAGTCCGGCCCGACTGCCACAGCCCACGGGTCCGCCATGTCCTCGGCGATGTGTCGGATGAAGTTCCCATTCCTGTCGAACAACTCCACCCTCTTGTTGCCCCTGTCCACCACGATGACGTTGTCCTCGCTGTCGGTACAGACGCCGTGCGGCGTGTCCAGGCATCCGTTCTCGGTGCCCTGAGTCCCGAACCTTGACGGTTTGTCTTCGTCCTTAAACGTGTGGACTCTGTGGGTCCAACAGTCGCTCACGAGGATGTTGCCTTTGCTGTTGACCGCGGCGTACCGTGCCTTCCTGGTCCGACCTCCCACCGTTCTGTACATCGTGCCGTTGGGCAGGAACACCTTGGCACAACTTTCAACATACCATTTTCCCTCCCACGGCCTGACGCGTTGTTCTGTGACGATGATTTCCATGTCAGGTTTGGGAGGAAGGTCGTCATCTTCCTCCGTCCGAATCTTCTCCCTGTTCCAGAGGTTGTTCGGTCTCGCTGCGATGCCGTGCCACGATTCCTTGCCTGTATGGGGGATGTCGATCTTGCTGATAAAGAGACCCTCTTTGGTGAACTGGACTACAAAGTCCGTCGGAAAACGTTTCTTCGGGATTGCCAGTGAACCCACAACCCAGACTTTCTCGTACTTGTCTATCGTGACATCCTGTGGTTGAAACGGCACGGGTTTGAGCAATCCTTTTATGGTGGTTTGAAACTCGCGTATGAACTTTCCCTCTGTACTGTAGATAACGATCCTCTCGTTGTAGCAGTCTGCGATGTATATCTCGGAGTCTTTAGACACGGCAAGACCGGAGACACAGCGAAACTTGTCTTTGACACGCGTGCTTCTGCCCCCAAATGTGATCGGTGGAGGCTCCTCCGGTTCTGGTGGTACATCTTCTGGTATTTCTTTGAGCGAAGCCAAGCTTCCTCTTTTAGACCCAGTTAAGCTTCTAATCGAGCCTATTATGCTCTGGGTCAGACTTTTCTTTCGGCCTGTGGTTCCTACTGCTGCGTTTGAGACCCCCTCTGCTTTGATCGACTCCGCTTTGCTTCCTCTTCTTGAACCAGCTACAGATCCCTTGACAGACCCAGATATGCTCTGTGTCAGACTTTGCCTTCGTTCTGTGTTCGCTTCTTCTGTGTTTGCATGTAGCTCTGCTGTAACCGTGTTTGCCTCGGCCTCTAGTGTTTCTCGGGATACCGCCTTGCTTCCTCTTCTCGATCCTGCTAGGCTGCCTCGGATAGACCCTGCTATGCTCTGAGTCAGACTTTTCCTCCGGTCTTTACCCCCATCTTGCGATGCTGCATCTACCTCTGCTGTTTGTCTGTCTCCCTTTTcttgtgttgttgtgttcccTTCTGCCGTCCCCGCGTTAGCCTCCTCTGCTTTCGCGTCCGCCGCTGTAGTTTCTCCAGTGACCGACCCTGCCACACTCAGTCCTCTGACGGACCCAGACAGGCTCCCTCTCCTCGACCCTGCCAAGCTTTCCCTGATGCTGTTGGTCAGACTTTTCTTCCGGACTTTTTCCGCCATTTTGTCCCGGTTTTGTGTCTTTAGCTGTGTCTTCACTCGATGAAAAGTTGTAAGACCGGTCTGACAGCTAGCAAGTGGCCCACACGTAGGCCCCTGTTTATGTTTAGGGCTACTCAATGATTTCGAATGCCATAAAAGAAAGGGCTAACAAAACTCCAATACGATTATTTCACGTTACTTCGAGCTAAAGTCATGAAAAATTAGCTAAAAACTATGCTCATTTTACATCAAGGGCCTTTATCGATAGTATTCATGGCAATCATTTAAGATAACATCACCTGCACGTGGTGACCCCGCCCCTTTCTTTAAGCCCAAGGGGATATAGACAACATCTAGATTTGTCCTGTTTCAAGCTTCTTGGTCATTTCTGGATTGACTACGGATGAAAATTTGATCGCAAGATCGACGTTACTCTTCGCTGCAAATGTTTGTTGTGATTTTATCAGATTAAAAGGGGAAAAGGCACCAACCAATTGTTATTGGAATGATTGAGTATCAATGTAGATAACATATCTTACAAATATCCGAGGTCGTATGTTATGGATATTCTTAACCTTAACCTTAGTGGCGAAACTGCCTAAACAAAGTATTCTCCCTAGTCAGCGCAGTTAGTCTGGTAGATAAACTGAAAGCCGCTAGCTGTACTTTCTTCATAATaatgaaggggggggggggggggggctgaagTTCTCATTACACAGGGTGGTAGTGGTGGTATCATCAACAATAGGGCCGTAGAAACTTAAGTTAACAGCAAAAGAGCTGTTAATTACGAGAAACGAATGCTCGGCCAAATTGTGCGCTACCGACTCAGTTCAGATGATGGCGTTTCAGCACTAGTATGCGGCAGAACTGCTCAAAACACGATATTAGTTCCAAAGAATGGTTAAAAGTTAAAAGGGCCTAAATGATTTTTAGTAGGTTGTTTCCTTACCAAGTTCAAAGTGAATCTCTTCATGCTCAGCACAGCAGACATTGTTATAACACTGTGCAACTCatgggaaagtttttttttcagcagaGAGAAACTCAAGTTAAGTAAAACTGACCTCTTAATGATGTCCATTGGTCACAAGTCAAgtgttcaaaacaaaacatttagaaAACCAGGCATCTCTTTTATTCAAAGTTATTGAACCATTCCCATCAATACTGTAGCAAATACAAATTCATAgcaaaattgaaaatacaaaCTTAAGTACATTGGTCCCTAAGCTCCAACTATATATAATTTTGAACTTCCTATTAAGTAATCTACCCATTATCCACTATATGTAAACCCATTATCCATAATCTATCCATTACACATTACACAGTTATACCCAGCATTTCCTTTGTCATTTATGAGATCCAATCTAACATTGGTCTAACATTTACCTTTCCcccaaataaacaaaaagagtgatgatgtttttgttttcaaagacaAAATTCCAATTTACCCAATAAAAGATGCAGTTCACAATTTTTTATTCACCCTACATACACTTAGCTcgggtaccatctgggtagcagtttgctcctatgtttcCTTCTGCTAcccagagaagcaactgtatatagtgcatAATAAAAGTCAGAGTGAGAAGCATggatatagtgtataataaatgtcagagtgtactactatccagatggtacccaggctaatataCATTAGAATATCCTTTGCAAAATCTTCTGCATGGAAACAAGGACAAAAGTAGACATTGTACGCAGCAACTCCTTAATAAATCCTACCTGAGAAgttacacagaaaaaaggaagaaGCTACAAATATCAGCATATTTTAACACAATTAAAGATGTAAttgatttgaaaatatataCAGTCAGCAAAGGCTTGGCCTCATGAACCATATAttacagatatttttttttcattattgcaCCAACCTCCCTACATCCACCCTACCTCATACACACTATATCCATTATCCATAATCATTGTTAGTTCTGTATAGCAGCAATTTAAATAGCAGCCTGCTTGCTGGAATTCTCATAAAAGTTTCTTTCTCATCACACAATGTTTCCAACTGCAACTTCTCATGACATCAAATTAGGGCAACTTCTGATGACATCATGTGAGAGCGACTTGTCATGACATCACAGAAGGTTAAAGTTCATCATGCATCTCCAGATGCTTGTACATGAGCCGTTCCAAGGTGGGGTCATGAAACCTGGCCGAGTCAAAAGGCTGTAATGCGGCCTTAATGTTCTCCTTCAGCAAAGCAATTGTCAGGATACCACCATCATTTGGGACCAGCTTTGACACAATCTGGGTGTGTCAGAACAACATAATAGGTTAAAAGTTCTTCTGTGTTGGAAGGTATCATTCTGAAAATCTAATCAAGGAATGAAAAATCCACGTCTTCCGAATGatgtcacattatgcagatgACACACATGACTTAGTGAGTAAACTTTATTCTGTTCACCAAGTCATGTGTTTGTTCTTCTGCATAACATCACAGAAGCTACGGGGAGACAACGTGCAGAGGTGACctgtcacctgttttgtctcgcCCTCCATTGATATGGAAagttcaataaacaaataaacaaagcgGTGGATTGCTCATTTCCTTGACAATTATTGAAGTTGAATTTTTGTGTAGGAAATTAAAGTTCAATCTTGCTTCAGAAAGTTAAACAGAACAATATTTCACAAATTGGAGCAAACTTTATCTTATCATACGCTagcatagcctgattaaatctcgcttatagcagcccgccaaacatccgccggcagggaggggccagttagagccctggacagcggagtttgtgttacacagactaacgcTAGCACTGTAAAGCCGTTGTGTGACTATATTTTGCTATCAAGTGAATCTTTTTTGGGTTGAGATAAAGTCTCACCTCCTCTGCCACCTGTGAAGTACCCCCGAGTGTATCCACATACTCCTTCACAAACAGGTCTGTAGGTATCTTCCCGTTATGCTGATGCACCAAAGTCACAAGTAGTGCCCTATTAGAATGAAAAAGGACAGTTGACACATGATAGAAAGGATAAGAAAGTTAATTTATCTTACTAGTATATGCCAGTGTCATCTATGAGGATATAGAtactgtatataacgttacatgtagttatcATGATTACACGTAGTGCGGATCACGGCAAGCTGCCGGATCACGGCAAGCTGCCGGATCACGGCAAGCTGCCGGATCACGGCAAGCTGCCGGATCACGGCAAGCTGCCGGATCACGGCAAGCTGCCGGATCACGGCAAGCTGCCGGATCACGGCAAGCTGCCGGATCACGGCAAGCTGCCGGATCACGGCAAGCTGCCGGATCACGGCAAGCTGCCGGATCACGGCAAGCTGCCGGATCACGCCGGATCACATTTTCCATTCTAGTCaaatttttcatcaaatgaatgCATTCCTCTTTCTTTCCATCGGATCAATATCAATTCATACATTATTCAGCAAAATCTAGTTTTAATTCTAAAAATGTGAATGATTGGAACAAGTTCATTTCTGTTATTCTGAAGTTGTTTATGAAGCATCCTGACATAAATTAATCCATAACATAATTATGTTGACAAACACAATGAGAAAATCACGATGATAGAAACATTGTGTCTGCCAATGTTTTCATCTTCAATGTTGATGCTAATAGTTAACAGATCTCAGTTCCTCCTTGTGAAGGCCTCACCTTATTCGCTCCGCCTCTATGTGGCTGTACTCGAACGATTCCATGTCAGACACATCTGTGGGGTCGATGACCAGCATGAGCTCCTTCATCTCCTCTACTGTCAGCGCCTTCACCTCATCCTTGGTGATGTAACCTCTTCCTTCTGGGTCCACCTTCTTAGCAAACTATATGAACAAACATTTTACACTCTTTACACACCTACAGGGGGTCTTGTAGACATATCAACGTTACATTCAGATTCTTTACACTCTCACAAGGATTTTTGTAAAGAAACATTCCATCTGGTTGAGAGGGAGTGGAGCAATGGAGCAGGCATATGCAGTAGATTTCTCCCTTTCCACAGTTTAGGCTTTTAGAGAATCTTAAATTAAGATGTATAGTACCTTAagatcctctgaacctgaaccgtACCTTTACCtgattttttgtaccggtacccacccctagtgagTAGCAATTGTTTGATGTAACAACTAGTGACTGCTCagtgcctgcaaagctgatgTATATTCACATAATTATGTGGGTTAATTGCAGTAAGGGAAACACTTTTTTGACATCACTGTATCCTGTTAAGATGACTCGTAAACTGACCTCGCTCCTCATGTTACTGTAGAGCTCATCCATGGTGTTTATCTGTTCCTGTGTCATTTGAAAGTTCTCTTCAATCTCATCTTTTGCTTCATGTTGACCC
Proteins encoded in this window:
- the LOC118421433 gene encoding tripartite motif-containing protein 2-like, yielding MAEKVRKKSLTNSIRESLAGSRRGSLSGSVRGLSVAGSVTGETTAADAKAEEANAGTAEGNTTTQEKGDRQTAEVDAASQDGGKDRRKSLTQSIAGSIRGSLAGSRRGSKAVSRETLEAEANTVTAELHANTEEANTERRQSLTQSISGSVKGSVAGSRRGSKAESIKAEGVSNAAVGTTGRKKSLTQSIIGSIRSLTGSKRGSLASLKEIPEDVPPEPEEPPPITFGGRSTRVKDKFRCVSGLAVSKDSEIYIADCYNERIVIYSTEGKFIREFQTTIKGLLKPVPFQPQDVTIDKYEKVWVVGSLAIPKKRFPTDFVVQFTKEGLFISKIDIPHTGKESWHGIAARPNNLWNREKIRTEEDDDLPPKPDMEIIVTEQRVRPWEGKWYVESCAKVFLPNGTMYRTVGGRTRKARYAAVNSKGNILVSDCWTHRVHTFKDEDKPSRFGTQGTENGCLDTPHGVCTDSEDNVIVVDRGNKRVELFDRNGNFIRHIAEDMADPWAVAVGPDFVVVTNVGKCGVDEVTIIQYTAPPAPAEEEDRASSTQQVRFAPSESNYSGKAESQRS
- the LOC118421434 gene encoding histidine-rich glycoprotein-like; this translates as MDMVMYSSDLAEIFEKSGEHKHKEKRHRRTGSYEPAVQEKAATGHRHLQHIQRERAYTDPSHHRGAHGPHHHHRHGPTKDSGTEAASGAGGEGEKGTGAEGAEGAEGGATSGEKHHHKHHHGLHLPHPHLPHVHLPHPHLPHMHLPHPHMPQCLQPMDDETEENKERRKVETTLQAEYFPFPF